GGTAGGTACCTCAAAGTACTTCTTCCCGATTTGACGTTGAGTAACCGCTGGTGGCCGCCATGTGGCCTCTGCATTACAAAATGAGTCAAAGCGCTTTGGCTATGTTTCTTCTTTTGTGACTCATCTCCCGTTGACGTTAAAAGCGCCACTCCGTTATCATCTGCCCTCGAGCCACAAATGGCCACTGGAAGGCCGCTGGAGCGCTCTCGTGTTCTTTTGTCGCTTCGGCCGCTCCAAGAGAagcgaaaatatttatttattttttgccggTGTAACAATCCCGTGACGCTTCCTTTCTCCTCATCACCACTCAGTACGCACACCGGGCGATGTCAATGATGGCTCGTTGTGTCTTCTTTTCACATTCCACGCACTTTCGGCACATTCTCGGTTAATAATACTTTCATAcatatctttttattatttggcAAGACATTTCCCTCTGTCTGTCCAGAAGATTGTTCAATCATCTTGAGGAAACCTAGACAAAAGTTGAGATAGATACAATCAAGCGTTTGGCATGCATTGAGCACTTCCTTCATGAAggcaacatttgttatttcaaagtgcacaccAAATAGAAATATATCATCAAGTTATTCTCAAAACATTTCTCATGACCACATAGTCAGTCCATCACATCTcgtctagtcaagtcaagtcaagtttatttgtatagccctaaatcacaagcagtctcaaagggcttcacatagacagaaattgacaattattctcaaagcatccccaaaGCATCGGTCTAAAAATGTCTCCTTCTGTGGtcgttattgatttggtgtgtactaGCTAGAATGAGATGCTTCTAATGTTTCTTTCTGGTGTGACTTTAGCTGCTTGAGTCCATGAGCTGTGAGCACATCTGTTTTTGGAGCTACCCATTTTCTTCAACGCACAAGTGTCGCCGGTCCATTCAgaccagcgagcgagcgagcgagcgccctggAAGATGTTTGGAACCTACCACATGATCTTCACACTGCAGCGAGGATCCTTTTGGACCTCTGCCAAGACCCAGCTGTCTTCCGCTCCGATGTCATTGCCCGAAAGGTCCAGCTCTTGGAGGTGGGAGGGGTTGGACCGGAGAGCcttggccagcgcctcgcagcttttcttgctcagcttgcaccACAcaagcctgagaagacaagagggcggccggctgacacaagcccaaggttcttgggccggctggccttctgccgctcgctcgacgggggtggaggagagccttactcgagaacttgcaaggtgcactgcggctttgccagtccggcggcgagcgcctccagcccgtcgtcacccaAGTTGTTCCAGCTGAGGTCCAGCGCCCTCAGGCTGCAGGGTGAGCTTAGAACcaaggccagcgcctcgcagcttttctttctCAGCAGACACCcctggagcctgagaagacaacaaGGGGGctggctgacacaagcccaaggttcttgggccggctggccttctgccgctcgctcaAGGGGAGCCTTACTCGAGAACTTGCAAGGCGCACTggggctttgccagtccggcagcgagcgcctccagcccgtcgtcacccaAGTTGTTCCAGCTGAGGTCCAGCGCCCTCAGGCTGCAGGGTGAGCTTAGAACcaaggccagcgcctcgcagcttttcttgctcaggttgCACTCccagagcctgagaagacaagagggcggccggctgacacgTGGGCGGCCGGTTCAACATGCTGGCTCGACGGCACCTACTCTGATTTTCGAGAAGCCTTGACCACCGGCAGCAGCATCAGGAGCCCCTTCTCGGACGGAGCGTATTTCTGGAGTTTGAAGCAGCTCATGGCTTTGTCAGAAGCCTGCAAGAAGAAGACCAGGGCCGACCACATGGCCCGAGGTACGTTCTCAGGGTTGGACAGGAATGCTTTGAAGTACTTTTGGATCTGCTCCAGCAGGGACTCGTCCTTCAGCTCTTTCAGACAGTAGAACAAGTTGATGTTCTCCTCAGGAGTGTTCTTATCTATCTGTTGCTTGATCAGGTCGACTGTTTCTGCGTTGCTGTGGCTGAAGTTCTTGGGAGCCTTCAGCAGCTCGCCCATGAGCTCCTGGTTGCACTGCAAGGAAAGGCCCACCAAGAAGCGGAGGAACAAGTCCAGGTTTCCCTCACTTTCTGAGGCTTTGCGgatggccgcctggtggaccCGGACGAGCGACGTCTGCTCGCAATGCATCGGGGGCTCTCCCAGCACGTTCTTGTTGTCCTGGAACAGGCTCATCATCACGTAGAGAGCGGCCAGATATTCCTGGATGCTCAGGTGGATGAACTGAAACATCTTGCCGCCTTGGTATTTCTTGAGCGGGAGTACCTCCTCGAAGACCTGGGTGAAGACTCCCGAGTGTTTTGCGACCTGCAGGTCATCCAAGCCGCTTTCCCGCAAGTCGCTCTCGTAGAAGATCTGTTGCTTTTCCATGAGACCCTGAAAAGCCATCTTGGCCAGCGCTTTGACAAACTCTGTGCTCTTCTGGCCGCCTCGCTCCTCGGACCTGCCCAGGTGATAGAGGAGGAACTCTGTGTACATCTCGGTCAGGGTTTCGGGCAGCTTCTTTCCGTGCTGCAGATAATCTCGGAGAACGGTGGCGGTGAGGCAGCAGAAGATGGGCACGTGGCAAATGGTGAAAATGCTGCCGGACTTTTCGATGTACTCGATGACGTCCTCCTCATCATTGGGGAACCTCTTCCTGAAGTAGTCCAGCCTCTGGGAGCGGCTGAAGCCTTTCACCTCGGTTCTGCCGTCCACCAGGCGCGCTGGGATGTCGCGGACCGCCTGGGGCCGCGTGGTGATCCAAAGCCGGGCGCAGGGAAGCAGGTTCCCCTTGATGAGATGCGCCAGGAGGACCTCCACGGGGTACGCTCGGGTCACATCCAGGCGCTCCTTGCGCTCGTCGCTCAGGTCCAGTTTGAGGCGGCACTCGTCCAAGCCGTCCAGTACAAACAAAATCTTGACGCTGCTGCTTTGGTAGGTGCGCTTGCCCAAATCTTGCAGCCTGCCCAAGATGTCTTGCAGCATCTCGATGGCCGCCTTGCTGTCGCAGATGAAGTGCTGGATGAGCTCTGCCAGCGAAAAGCTTTTCCCCTCCTCCAAGTTCAACTCGCGGAAGGGCAAGGGAAAGATGAAGTCCACGTCTGCGTTGGTTGTCCCGTTGGCCCAGTCCAGGACAAACTTGCGCACCAGGAAGGTCTTCCCGATGCCCGCGAAGCCCACGGTGACCATGGTGCGAAGGGGCTTCTCGCTTTTGAAGATGTCGCACGGCTCGATggactcctcctcctcgtcttcacCGCGCATCTCCATCTGAAGGATCTTGTGCTGCTTGTCGGGGAGACCGGCGACGCCGCGGCTAATGTGGAGCTTGGTGTAGACGCTCTCCAGAGCCTCCTGCTGGCTGGGCTCTGCGTTGCCCTCGGGAGCCTTCCAATACATGGCCCGCAGGTTCTCTTGCAGCTCCCGCTTGAATTCGGCCTTCTGGACCTCTAAGGAGATGCTATCTGAGGGCGCACGGGTGACAACTGAAGGAAATCAAACGCGTCTTTAGGCCTGGCCGCAAGCGTGCTGCGCCCATGCCGCCACTTCCACTCAAGGAGGCAAGTGAAGGGGGCAAGAGGGGTAGGGCAGCATCGGAGAGCTGCTTTGtggaaagccccccccccaccagaaGCCACGCTCACCTTACCTTTCATTTGCAGCTTCTGGGCCAGGTCATAGTTTTTGATCTTCTCCAGAATCTTCCTGGTCTCCGCCACAGCGTCCTTGCTGTACCTGTTCACCAGCACTTCGGCGATGTCAGTCCGGtctgcgttttctttttttctcttagcCAGATGCATATaaaacttgaacttcttgaaGTCGTCATCCCCCAGGTCTTCCAGCGTTTCCAACAGCAGCTCCTTGCTCTCGGCATCCAGCGCCATCTTTCCCCCgtgaaactgaaagcaaaaggcAAACCTTGATTTTCTTGTACAACACCATTCCACACCCAAAGCGCAGAAGGTGGCCTGATTTCCACCCTTTTTCCAGCACTCGCTTCCTGGTTCTCGAGGCTGCTCGACACGGACTTTGATACCTGCTTCGCTTCCTTGTCGTTACGTTCCCTAACGAAGTAGGGGACCCCCGgggaccccccctcccccaaacttCAATCAAAGAAAACCACTGACGATATATGGAGAAAGCGTCCGACCATCCGGCCGGCTCACTAAATAACGCCACAAACGGTCGCctctttttaaaagcaaaactatGTGTCTATACGGGTCAAAAAGAAGAAAGCAAACTCACTTGTCGCTCTCCTTCGCGTCGTCTGGTCTCACcgtgtgagcgagcgagcaaacGCCTTCCCAACGGAATTGTCGTTGAGGCATCCAAAGGTCAGACCAATGCCCTGCCCTGTCTGCCCAAGCCCGCCCACTTCATACatagacagacaaacagacagacgGGGAAATACACTTTGGAAGAAAGCAAATTCTCCGCTGGCGCGCTCTGCCAATCCCAGCCCGCCACGAAAATGATGGCCGTCTTGCCCGCTCATCCGCCCGGCAGGAGAACGCCGTCAACGGCGACCACCTGTGGATGGAGACCAGCTGCTCGGGCGAACTCTGCTACCTCGGGGAGGACGCCTGCCTGCTCAAGACTGCGGTGAGCTCGCTCGCCCCAAGTCATCTGCTGCCTGCCCGTCTTGACAGCCGACCTGTGTGTCTGTGCTTGAAGAAGTCTGCGcccaggaggaagtgcgccgccTGCAAGATCGTCGTCCACACCAGCTGCACCGAGCAGCTGGAGAAGGTagtccacacgcacgcacgcacacaggaaGTCCAAAGCTCTGACGTGACGCCTTGGCCGTCTCGTGATCAAGATCAACTTCAGGTGCAAGCCGACTTTCAGGGAAGGAGGCTCGCGGTGCCTGCGAGATGTAAGTCTCCCGACGGGAGGTCCGAGCGGGGCCCAGGCCAGGTGGAGGTGTAAGGCGGCGCCGTCTGCTCTCTGCCGGCAGAATGTGCTGAGGCACCACTGGGTGCACCGCCGGCGCCAGGACGGCAAGTGCAAGCAGTGCGGGAAGGTCGGTGggagccacgcaggcaggccggcaaaatggccgcctgccCACCCCGTCAAACGGTCTCTGCGAGCGACATCCCTTTCCGTCCTCGTCTTTTGTTTGTCCTTTCCTTCCGCAGAGCTTTCAGCAGAAGTTCTTCCACAGTAAAGAAATCATCGCCATCAGCTGTTCGTGGTGCAAGCAGGCTGTGAGTTGGGCTCAAATTGGAATTGTCGCGCGCGAGCGGGCTTGCCCACCATCTGAGCGAAATGCCGTCAGACTAGAAACAAAACATGTAACGAACTCGGCGATGTGATGTTGTgggaaaatgttgaaacgagCCGCTGCCCGGTGCTAATTTGTGTGCCGGGCAGTTCCACAACAAGGTCACGTGCTTCATGCTGCACCAGATCGAGGAACCGTGCTCGCTGGGCGCCCACGCCGCCGTCATCGTGCCTCCGTCCTGGATCATCAGAGTCAGGAAACCGCAGGCAAGCGCCAACCGCCGAGCGCTAACGGCGCTTAGCGCTAACCGCTAAGCCCATCTATGCGCAGAGCTTGCTCAAGAACTCGGCCAGGAGGAAAAGACGCACGTCTTTCAAGCGCAGGACCAGCAAGAAGGGGCCGGATGTAAGCGACACGGGTGGCGACTTGCACGtgacctccctccctctcggCCGCCCGTGGCGCTGACGTTCCCTCCCTCGCCCTCCCTCAGGAGTCCAAATGGCGGCCGTTCATGCTGAAGCCGCTGCCCTCGCCGCTCATGAAGCCCATCCTGGTCCTCGTCAACCCCAAGAGCGGAGGCAACCAGGTTGGCATGAGCGTGGCTAGCGAGCGGAAGGTCAGAAAGGTCGCTGGCCGTCCATCCCAGCCCATCTGCTTCCTGTCCGCAGGGCGCCAAGCTGCTCCAGATGTTCATGTGGATCCTGAACCCGCGGCAAGTCTTTGACCTGTCGCAGGGCGGCCTTCGGGAGGCGTGAGTGTCCGGCGCTATCCGTAAGCGACAGAGCGCCACCCTCTCCACTCCGCTCTGCTCTTTCAGGTTGGATTTGTATCGCAAAGTGCCAAACTTGAGGATCCTGGCCTGCGGTGGAGACGGCACGGTACAGTTTGCGTTGACTCCTTGGCCTCGCCCCGCCCCCTTAGCACAATCCATTTCCTGCTTGCCT
This is a stretch of genomic DNA from Syngnathus typhle isolate RoL2023-S1 ecotype Sweden linkage group LG21, RoL_Styp_1.0, whole genome shotgun sequence. It encodes these proteins:
- the LOC133145332 gene encoding NACHT, LRR and PYD domains-containing protein 3-like isoform X1, with translation MKWAGLYRQGRAGQGVALTPLDATATIPLKRRSLARSLARTHGETRRREGDRQFHRGKMALHAESKELLLKTLEDLGQEDFKKFKFYMDLAQSKKENADRTDIAEVLVNTYSKDAVAETITILEKIGNNELAKKLRSHVPQNKVVTRAPSDSISLEVQKAEFKRELQENLRAMYWKAPEGNAEPSQQEALESVYTKLHISRGVAGLPDKQHKILQMEMRGEDEEEESIEPCDIFKSEKPLRTMVTVGFAGIGKTFLVRKFVLDWANGTTNADVDFIFPLPFRELNLEEGKSFSLAELIQHFICDSKAAIEMLQDILGRLQDLGKRTYQSSSVKILFVLDGLDECRLKLDLSDERKERLDVTRAYPVEVLLAHLIKGNLLPCARLWITTRPQAVRDIPARLVDGRTEVKGFSRSQRLDYFRKRFPNDEEDVIEYIEKSGSIFTICHVPIFCCLTATVLRDYLQHGKKLPETLTEMYTEFLLYHLGRSEERGGQKSTEFVKALAKMAFQGLMEKQQIFYESDLRESGLDDLQVAKHSGVFTQVFEEVLPLKKYQGGKMFQFIHLSIQEYLAALYVMMSLFQDNKNVLGEPPMHCEQTSLVRVHQAAIRKASESEGNLDLFLRFLVGLSLQCNQELMGELLKAPKNFSHSNAETVDLIKQQIDKNTPEENINLFYCLKELKDESLLEQIQKYFKAFLSNPENVPRAMWSALVFFLQASDKAMSCFKLQKYAPSEKGLLMLLPVVKASRKSE